The following are from one region of the Streptomyces rubrogriseus genome:
- a CDS encoding dienelactone hydrolase family protein, with translation MTTITTRTVEYPADGLTMIGHLALPPGADRRPAVLLGPEGMGLSDVERGRADALAELGYAALAFDLHGGRYLGDPEEMLARCLPLLADPDRMRGIGHAALDVLRTEQRTDPARIAAVGYGTGGAVGLELGRDGVDLRAIGTVNALTTGRPGEAERIRCPVWAGVGSEDPIMPPAQRNAFTAEMEAAGVDWRLTVYGGALHAFHHPPVDHPTVPGVGYHPRHARRAWRDVVDLLAECLPVTEDPGARPG, from the coding sequence ATGACGACGATCACGACGCGTACGGTCGAGTATCCGGCCGACGGTTTGACGATGATCGGGCACCTCGCGCTCCCGCCTGGCGCCGACCGCCGGCCCGCGGTGCTGCTCGGACCGGAGGGCATGGGGCTCAGCGACGTCGAGCGCGGTCGGGCCGATGCCCTCGCCGAGCTGGGGTATGCGGCGCTCGCCTTCGACCTGCACGGCGGGCGCTATTTGGGTGACCCCGAGGAGATGCTGGCCCGTTGCCTGCCGTTGCTCGCCGATCCCGACCGGATGCGGGGCATCGGCCATGCGGCGCTGGACGTGTTGCGCACCGAGCAGCGGACCGACCCCGCCCGGATCGCCGCCGTCGGCTACGGCACCGGGGGTGCCGTCGGGCTGGAACTCGGGCGTGATGGCGTCGACCTGCGGGCGATCGGGACAGTCAACGCACTGACCACGGGCCGGCCCGGCGAGGCGGAGCGCATCCGCTGCCCGGTGTGGGCCGGCGTCGGGTCGGAGGACCCGATCATGCCGCCCGCGCAACGCAACGCGTTCACCGCTGAGATGGAGGCCGCGGGCGTCGACTGGCGCCTCACGGTCTACGGCGGAGCCCTGCACGCCTTCCACCACCCGCCCGTCGACCACCCCACGGTCCCCGGCGTCGGCTACCACCCACGGCACGCGCGGCGCGCCTGGCGCGACGTCGTCGACCTGCTCGCCGAATGCTTGCCCGTGACAGAGGACCCGGGGGCACGCCCCGGGTAG
- a CDS encoding TetR/AcrR family transcriptional regulator C-terminal domain-containing protein has protein sequence MNRETVITEALDLLDEVGLDGVSTRRLAKRLGVEQPSLYWYFRTKRDLLTAMAQAAMAPHAAEPLPEPDEDWHGWFLRNTRSFRRTLLARRDGARLHAGSRPTTDLDRVRRKMDFLVASGVPERHAQMALLAAGRFTVGCVLEEQAETGAGDTADLPVDVPEIGHESAFEAGLALITDGLARHVDAR, from the coding sequence ATGAACCGGGAGACGGTGATCACCGAGGCGCTCGACCTGCTCGACGAGGTGGGACTGGACGGCGTCAGCACCCGGCGGCTGGCGAAGCGCCTGGGCGTCGAACAACCGTCGCTGTACTGGTACTTCCGCACGAAGAGGGATCTCCTGACGGCCATGGCGCAGGCCGCCATGGCCCCGCACGCGGCCGAACCGCTGCCGGAGCCCGACGAGGACTGGCACGGCTGGTTCCTGCGGAACACGCGCAGTTTCAGACGCACTCTGCTCGCCCGCCGTGACGGTGCACGCCTCCACGCCGGCAGCAGACCCACCACCGACCTCGACCGGGTCCGCCGCAAGATGGACTTCCTCGTCGCGTCCGGTGTGCCCGAGCGCCATGCGCAGATGGCGCTGCTCGCGGCCGGCCGCTTCACCGTCGGCTGCGTCCTGGAGGAGCAGGCGGAGACCGGCGCCGGTGACACGGCGGACCTCCCGGTCGACGTACCGGAGATCGGTCACGAGTCGGCGTTCGAGGCCGGGCTGGCCCTCATCACGGACGGGCTGGCCCGGCATGTGGACGCGAGGTAG
- a CDS encoding FAD-dependent monooxygenase, which produces MAQRSGTTSLRVLVGGGGIAGHALAYWLVRGGHRVTVRERYPDLRATGAQVDLRGQGIEAVRRMGLLDTVRGKLVDEAGVAFLDARGRPRATLMANTSGRGRQSLTSEYEIMRGDLVRILHEATGNDVEYVYGTSVDGFDQDEREVVAHCSDGSSETYDLLVAADGQGSRLRRAILPDGTDPYWRVGIHMAYWFVPRIASDSNIRDTCMVPGGRQIMRRSHNPTETQVYFVLREDSAQASAIHREPVEKQREFWADRFRDAGWQTKRFVDGMRTSPFFYSQEIVQVRTGTWSRGRVVLAGDAAHCASPYSGMGTSGGLVGAHVLAGEINRRPDDLPTALAHYDTTLRPFTDEIQGEVNPRLLKLAMPMTQRAIDAFLTVTGMATRLRVPDLATRFSKGDRGGAWRLPHYPELRTA; this is translated from the coding sequence ATGGCACAGCGGTCAGGGACGACCTCCCTGCGGGTTCTCGTGGGCGGCGGCGGGATCGCCGGACACGCCCTGGCGTACTGGCTGGTCAGAGGGGGGCACCGGGTGACCGTGAGGGAGCGGTACCCGGATCTGCGGGCCACCGGCGCCCAGGTCGACCTCCGGGGCCAGGGCATCGAGGCCGTCCGGCGCATGGGGCTGCTCGACACCGTCCGCGGCAAGCTCGTCGACGAGGCGGGTGTCGCCTTCCTCGACGCCCGCGGCAGGCCGAGGGCGACCCTCATGGCCAACACCTCCGGCCGGGGCCGGCAGAGCCTGACGTCCGAGTACGAGATCATGCGCGGCGACCTGGTGCGCATCCTTCACGAGGCGACCGGAAACGACGTGGAGTACGTCTACGGCACGAGCGTGGACGGCTTCGACCAGGACGAGCGCGAGGTCGTCGCCCACTGCTCCGACGGATCGTCGGAGACCTACGACCTCCTGGTCGCCGCGGACGGACAGGGCTCCCGGCTGCGGCGGGCGATCCTCCCGGACGGCACTGACCCGTACTGGCGGGTCGGCATCCACATGGCCTACTGGTTCGTCCCGCGGATCGCCTCCGACAGCAACATCCGCGACACCTGTATGGTCCCGGGCGGCCGCCAGATCATGCGCCGCAGCCACAACCCGACCGAGACACAGGTGTACTTCGTCCTGCGCGAGGACTCCGCGCAGGCATCCGCGATCCACCGCGAACCCGTCGAGAAGCAGCGGGAGTTCTGGGCCGACAGGTTCCGCGACGCCGGATGGCAGACCAAGCGCTTCGTCGACGGCATGAGGACGAGCCCGTTCTTCTACTCCCAGGAGATCGTCCAGGTGCGCACCGGCACCTGGTCCAGGGGCCGCGTGGTCCTCGCCGGCGACGCCGCGCACTGCGCATCCCCCTACAGCGGCATGGGAACCTCCGGCGGCCTGGTCGGCGCCCACGTCCTGGCCGGCGAGATCAACCGGCGCCCGGACGATCTCCCGACCGCGCTGGCGCACTACGACACCACGCTGCGGCCCTTCACCGACGAGATCCAGGGCGAGGTCAACCCGCGTCTCCTGAAACTCGCCATGCCCATGACCCAGCGGGCGATCGACGCCTTCCTCACCGTCACCGGCATGGCCACCAGGCTGCGGGTGCCCGACCTGGCCACCCGCTTCTCGAAGGGGGACCGGGGCGGCGCCTGGCGGCTCCCGCACTACCCGGAACTCCGGACCGCCTGA
- a CDS encoding sporulation protein — protein MVFKRLLGSLGVGAPTVDTVLDPAPVLPGGTLTGQVHLQGGQADFDIEHITLELVARVEAEHEDGESEGVVVFDRFTVGGGFRLGAEEPRSVPFRVTLPWETPITELYGQPLGIVLGVRTELAVAGAKDKGDLDQLTVTALPVQEAVLEAFGQLGFGFKSADLEYGHIGGTGQQLPFYQEIELVPAPQYAHRLNEIELTFLAGPGGLEVVLEADKRGGLFSSGHDAVTRFAVGHHDARDWATEVEGWVRQLVEHHTTYGAQGTYGHGTPYADHGHHDAHGNGGHHHDDHRSGPGVGTAVAAGAAGLAVGVVGGMVAAEVVDEVGDFFEGDDEEEDEG, from the coding sequence ATGGTGTTCAAGCGACTTCTCGGCTCGCTCGGCGTGGGCGCCCCCACGGTCGACACGGTTCTCGATCCGGCTCCCGTCCTGCCCGGCGGCACGCTCACCGGTCAGGTTCACCTGCAGGGCGGGCAGGCCGACTTCGACATCGAGCACATCACCCTCGAGCTCGTGGCCCGGGTCGAGGCGGAGCACGAGGACGGGGAGAGCGAGGGCGTCGTCGTCTTCGACCGGTTCACCGTCGGCGGCGGCTTCCGGCTCGGGGCGGAGGAACCGCGCAGCGTGCCCTTCCGGGTCACGCTGCCCTGGGAGACGCCGATCACCGAACTGTACGGGCAGCCGCTGGGCATCGTGCTCGGCGTGCGCACCGAGCTGGCCGTCGCCGGCGCCAAGGACAAGGGCGACCTGGACCAGCTCACCGTCACGGCCCTGCCGGTCCAGGAGGCCGTCCTGGAAGCCTTCGGGCAGCTCGGTTTCGGCTTCAAGTCCGCCGACCTGGAGTACGGGCACATCGGCGGGACGGGCCAGCAGCTGCCCTTCTACCAGGAGATCGAACTCGTCCCCGCCCCGCAGTACGCCCACCGGCTCAACGAGATCGAGCTGACCTTCCTGGCCGGACCCGGCGGGCTCGAGGTGGTCCTGGAGGCGGACAAGCGCGGCGGGCTCTTCTCCTCGGGCCATGACGCCGTCACCCGCTTCGCCGTCGGCCACCACGACGCCCGCGACTGGGCGACCGAGGTGGAGGGCTGGGTCCGGCAGCTCGTCGAGCACCACACGACGTACGGGGCGCAAGGTACTTATGGGCACGGCACGCCGTACGCCGACCACGGACACCACGACGCCCACGGCAACGGTGGTCATCACCACGACGACCATCGCTCAGGCCCGGGCGTGGGCACGGCCGTCGCGGCCGGAGCGGCCGGGCTCGCGGTCGGCGTGGTCGGCGGCATGGTGGCCGCGGAAGTCGTCGACGAGGTCGGCGACTTCTTCGAAGGCGACGACGAGGAGGAAGACGAGGGCTGA
- a CDS encoding hemolysin family protein, which translates to MSAVEAWLGVLAVFVLTAGTGYFVAQEFAYVSADRLALARQAEEGDKKAARALRVLERLSFMLSGAQLGITVTGLVVGFIAEPSVSALLRPVLSGVGIPDGAVTGISVVLAFVLATVVQMVLGELAPKNLAIAVPERLAKALAGSTLGYLKVVGPVVRIFDGAANRLLRGVGIEPVEELHHGATLEELGHLIGESHEQGELPRGTARLLDHALEFSERTLHEVMVPRADAVFVRKDATAAEAVTLIAKHGHSNYPVLGDHPDDVAGVLGVRELMGLPAGQVTVTTAGAAARRPLLLPDTLPLPDAVERMREDDDEFAVVLDEHGGVAGVVTYEDIAEELVGDIADESDTVTEVAVADGEGWLVDAGRRLDEVAEATGVELPEEDDYETVAGLIVDRLGRFPAIGDRLTVDLRGGGSAVIDVRTLDRHVPERIRIEWLAEKAEEQA; encoded by the coding sequence ATGAGCGCCGTGGAAGCCTGGCTGGGTGTACTGGCCGTCTTCGTACTGACCGCGGGTACCGGGTATTTCGTCGCCCAGGAGTTCGCCTACGTCTCGGCCGACCGGCTCGCTCTCGCCCGCCAGGCCGAGGAGGGGGACAAGAAGGCCGCGCGCGCCCTGAGGGTGCTGGAGCGGCTGTCGTTCATGCTCTCGGGCGCCCAGCTCGGCATCACGGTGACCGGTCTGGTGGTCGGCTTCATCGCCGAGCCGTCCGTCTCCGCGCTGCTGCGGCCCGTACTGTCCGGCGTCGGCATCCCCGACGGCGCCGTCACCGGCATCTCCGTCGTCCTCGCCTTCGTCCTCGCCACGGTCGTGCAGATGGTGCTGGGCGAGCTGGCCCCGAAGAACCTCGCCATCGCCGTCCCGGAAAGGCTGGCCAAGGCACTGGCCGGTTCCACACTGGGCTACCTGAAGGTGGTCGGCCCGGTCGTCCGGATCTTCGACGGGGCGGCCAACAGGCTGCTGCGCGGGGTCGGTATCGAACCGGTCGAGGAACTGCACCACGGGGCCACCCTGGAGGAGCTGGGCCACCTGATCGGCGAGTCCCACGAACAGGGGGAGCTGCCGCGGGGAACGGCCCGGCTGCTCGACCACGCGCTGGAGTTCTCCGAGCGGACGCTGCACGAGGTGATGGTGCCGCGCGCCGACGCGGTCTTCGTCCGCAAGGACGCCACGGCCGCCGAGGCCGTCACCCTCATCGCCAAGCACGGCCACTCCAACTACCCCGTACTCGGCGACCATCCGGACGACGTCGCGGGCGTACTGGGTGTGCGGGAGCTGATGGGACTGCCCGCCGGGCAGGTCACCGTCACCACGGCCGGGGCAGCGGCCCGGCGGCCCCTGCTGCTGCCCGACACCCTGCCACTGCCGGATGCCGTGGAGCGGATGCGCGAGGACGACGACGAGTTCGCCGTCGTCCTGGACGAGCACGGAGGCGTGGCCGGCGTCGTCACCTACGAGGACATCGCCGAGGAACTGGTGGGTGACATCGCCGACGAGTCGGACACCGTCACCGAGGTGGCCGTCGCGGACGGCGAGGGCTGGCTGGTGGACGCCGGGCGCCGCCTGGACGAGGTGGCCGAGGCCACCGGCGTCGAGCTGCCCGAGGAGGACGACTACGAAACCGTGGCCGGGCTCATCGTCGACCGGCTCGGCCGTTTCCCGGCGATCGGGGACCGGCTCACCGTGGACCTGCGTGGAGGCGGCAGCGCCGTGATCGACGTACGCACGCTGGACCGGCACGTGCCCGAGCGGATCCGGATCGAGTGGCTGGCCGAGAAGGCGGAGGAGCAGGCATGA
- a CDS encoding hemolysin family protein translates to MSFPLALFVTVLLLVGSGFFVAAEFALVAAKRHRMEKAVADGQRGAKAALAGMRELSLMLAGAQLGITVCTLGLGSVSKPAISHELDPLLHELGLPTALSYGVAFAVAMIVVVFLHMVLGEMAPKSWAIAHPERSAMLLAPPFRAVATAVRPLIWVLNRISNALVRLCRVAPRDELASVHNRDQLTHLVEESERLGLISETDSDLLTRSLTEPETPVRDLMTPAAGIVAVDAGAEAEEILGLAAAHDRTRLLVRQEDAILGSVHARDVLVARAQGRATGARALARPVPELAEDATVAEAIEVLRRRRASLAVVRDGAGRLTGIVSLDDLLARYLQPPQAA, encoded by the coding sequence ATGAGTTTCCCGTTGGCTCTTTTCGTCACCGTCCTGCTGCTCGTCGGCAGTGGGTTCTTCGTCGCGGCCGAGTTCGCGCTGGTCGCCGCCAAACGGCACCGCATGGAGAAGGCCGTGGCCGACGGGCAGCGTGGCGCCAAGGCCGCACTGGCCGGCATGCGGGAACTCTCGCTGATGCTGGCCGGCGCCCAGCTCGGCATCACCGTGTGCACGCTGGGACTCGGCTCGGTGTCCAAGCCCGCGATCTCCCACGAACTCGATCCCCTGCTGCACGAGCTGGGCCTGCCCACCGCGCTCAGCTACGGCGTGGCCTTCGCCGTGGCGATGATCGTCGTGGTGTTCCTCCACATGGTCCTCGGCGAGATGGCGCCCAAGTCCTGGGCGATCGCCCACCCCGAGCGCTCCGCGATGCTGCTGGCCCCGCCCTTCCGCGCCGTCGCGACCGCCGTACGGCCGCTGATCTGGGTCCTCAACCGCATCAGCAACGCCCTGGTCCGCCTCTGCCGGGTCGCCCCGCGCGACGAACTGGCCTCCGTCCACAACCGGGACCAGCTCACCCACCTGGTGGAGGAGTCCGAACGGCTCGGTCTGATCAGCGAGACCGACTCCGACCTGCTGACCCGGTCACTGACCGAGCCCGAGACGCCCGTGCGCGACCTGATGACCCCGGCCGCCGGCATCGTCGCGGTCGACGCCGGTGCCGAGGCGGAGGAGATCCTCGGCCTGGCCGCCGCGCACGACCGCACCCGGCTGCTGGTCCGCCAGGAGGACGCGATTCTCGGTTCCGTGCACGCCCGCGACGTCCTGGTGGCGCGAGCGCAAGGGCGAGCGACCGGCGCCCGCGCGCTGGCACGCCCCGTGCCCGAACTGGCGGAGGACGCCACGGTCGCCGAGGCCATCGAGGTCCTGCGCCGACGGCGGGCGTCGCTCGCCGTGGTCCGCGACGGCGCGGGGCGGCTCACCGGCATCGTGAGCCTGGACGACCTGCTGGCCCGCTACCTCCAGCCCCCGCAGGCCGCATAG
- a CDS encoding carboxylesterase family protein — MRSHGRPVLGRARAPGVRLRPEPLTLRAGLRRHPAAAHAARGFRTGQYNKVPVLQGINRHEGRAGAYAAEMGKKGATGDPEAVLDQADYRARLEQEFGPRKAVAIAARYPVSAYDGSPALALGAVLTDADQARRTVDTGRTLARGVRTYTYEFADHETPWYADAATYPKPSFPMAATHTFELPYLFELTEFDPLTEPQQALSDAMIRIWSNFARTGKAPWKPTTTASPNAQSLASGPDGVHPVDFAKDHQYDFWKSLD; from the coding sequence CTGCGCTCACATGGTCGCCCCGTCCTCGGCCGGGCCCGAGCACCTGGTGTACGGCTTCGGCCAGAGCCCCTAACCCTACGGGCCGGTCTACGGCGGCACCCTGCTGCCGCGCACGCCGCAAGAGGCTTTCGCACCGGGCAGTACAACAAGGTGCCCGTACTCCAGGGCATCAACCGCCACGAAGGCCGGGCGGGAGCGTATGCGGCGGAGATGGGCAAGAAGGGAGCCACCGGGGACCCGGAAGCGGTGCTCGACCAGGCCGACTACCGCGCCCGTCTGGAACAGGAGTTCGGCCCGCGCAAGGCCGTCGCCATCGCCGCCCGCTACCCCGTCAGCGCCTACGACGGCAGCCCGGCCCTGGCACTGGGAGCGGTACTCACCGACGCCGACCAGGCCCGGCGCACAGTCGACACCGGTCGGACGCTTGCTCGGGGTGTCCGTACCTACACGTACGAGTTCGCCGACCACGAGACTCCTTGGTACGCGGATGCCGCGACGTACCCCAAGCCGTCGTTCCCGATGGCAGCCACGCACACGTTCGAGCTGCCCTACCTTTTCGAACTCACCGAGTTCGACCCGCTCACCGAGCCCCAGCAGGCTCTCTCCGACGCGATGATCCGCATCTGGTCGAACTTCGCCCGCACCGGCAAGGCCCCGTGGAAGCCCACCACCACCGCCTCCCCTAACGCGCAGTCCCTCGCCTCGGGACCGGACGGCGTGCACCCGGTCGACTTCGCCAAGGACCACCAGTACGACTTCTGGAAGTCCCTGGACTGA
- a CDS encoding class I SAM-dependent methyltransferase has protein sequence MDRTVRTVEDVLALLDGLFVSESEASRSATGDGRGFWDRFYADRSRPVPFFVSKPDENLAAYLDQGLIAPGRVLDLGCGPGRNAVYLAERGFEVDAVDLSPVAVAWGEDRAHEAGVDVRFLCGDAFALPAAELSGPYDLVVDSGCFHHLPPHRRVSYLALLDRVLAPGGHLALTCFAAGEGGMGSELTDADLYCERELQGGLAYTPESLRWIFSDLVEVELRRMREEPPESALFGVTFLWTALFRRMM, from the coding sequence ATGGACCGGACCGTACGCACCGTCGAGGACGTTCTCGCGCTCTTGGACGGGCTCTTCGTATCCGAATCCGAGGCCAGTCGCTCGGCGACAGGCGACGGCAGGGGCTTCTGGGACCGTTTCTATGCCGACCGGTCAAGGCCCGTCCCCTTCTTCGTGTCGAAGCCGGACGAGAACCTGGCTGCCTACCTCGACCAGGGCCTGATCGCACCCGGCCGGGTCCTGGACCTGGGATGCGGGCCGGGGCGCAATGCCGTGTACCTCGCTGAACGCGGCTTCGAGGTGGACGCAGTCGACCTCTCCCCGGTGGCCGTCGCCTGGGGGGAGGACCGGGCTCACGAGGCGGGAGTCGACGTCCGCTTCCTGTGCGGCGATGCTTTCGCACTCCCCGCTGCCGAGTTGAGCGGCCCGTACGACCTGGTCGTCGACTCGGGTTGCTTCCACCACCTGCCGCCGCACCGCCGGGTCAGCTACCTGGCCCTCCTCGACCGGGTCCTCGCCCCTGGCGGCCATCTCGCACTGACCTGCTTCGCCGCCGGCGAGGGGGGAATGGGGTCGGAACTCACGGACGCTGACCTCTACTGCGAACGCGAGTTGCAGGGCGGCCTCGCCTACACCCCCGAATCACTGCGCTGGATCTTCTCGGACCTGGTGGAGGTGGAACTGCGCCGCATGCGGGAGGAGCCCCCAGAGTCAGCGCTGTTTGGCGTGACCTTCCTGTGGACCGCGTTGTTCCGCCGGATGATGTAG
- a CDS encoding serine hydrolase produces MHENPPARRRGRSRREQRRRRRARRRRITWTVTSVVLISGAATYAITGTDSGESSAPAPAKAPSSPAVSARAKAGEAPADTPEPVPSPTSTLKPFDLEPALAPVTALFGDNRMSVAMLDVESGAMATYGHDAFDTASIVKVDILATLLLQAQDEGRRLTTEERAQSAAMIQKSDNDSTSALWTRIGSAPGLDAANERLGLIQTQGGEGTVWGITQTTAEDQIRLLQSVFGDKSPLSEASRAYIQDLMQHVVGSQTWGVSAAADSGTTALKNGWLKRTQTKKWDVNSIGRIQHDGRVYLMAVLLNNCSTQEVGISIVEQATRASATAFSRKLKENPTT; encoded by the coding sequence GTGCATGAGAACCCACCTGCTCGGCGACGTGGCCGCTCCCGCCGGGAGCAACGGCGTCGCCGCAGGGCCAGGCGACGCCGCATCACGTGGACTGTGACCTCGGTGGTCCTGATCAGTGGCGCCGCCACCTATGCCATCACCGGGACCGACTCCGGTGAGTCGTCCGCGCCCGCCCCGGCGAAGGCTCCGTCCTCACCGGCCGTCTCGGCGCGGGCGAAGGCAGGTGAGGCGCCTGCGGACACGCCGGAACCGGTGCCGTCGCCCACCTCGACGCTGAAGCCGTTCGACCTCGAACCGGCTCTGGCCCCCGTGACCGCGCTCTTCGGCGACAACCGGATGTCGGTGGCGATGCTGGACGTCGAGAGCGGTGCCATGGCGACGTACGGACACGACGCTTTCGACACCGCCAGCATCGTGAAGGTGGACATCCTGGCGACCCTGCTGCTCCAGGCCCAGGACGAGGGGCGGCGGTTGACCACCGAGGAGCGCGCCCAGTCCGCTGCCATGATCCAGAAGAGCGACAACGACTCCACCAGTGCGCTGTGGACCCGGATAGGCAGTGCCCCCGGGCTCGACGCTGCCAACGAACGGCTCGGCCTGATCCAGACACAGGGCGGTGAAGGAACCGTCTGGGGCATCACCCAGACCACGGCGGAAGATCAGATACGTCTGCTCCAGTCCGTGTTCGGCGACAAGTCGCCCCTGAGCGAGGCGTCGCGTGCCTACATCCAGGACCTGATGCAGCACGTCGTGGGAAGCCAGACGTGGGGCGTGTCCGCAGCAGCCGACTCGGGCACGACCGCACTGAAGAACGGTTGGCTCAAGCGGACTCAGACCAAGAAGTGGGACGTCAACAGCATCGGTCGGATACAGCATGACGGTCGCGTCTATCTGATGGCGGTACTCCTCAACAACTGCAGCACCCAGGAGGTCGGCATCAGCATCGTGGAGCAGGCAACACGCGCGTCCGCGACGGCGTTCTCCCGAAAGCTCAAGGAGAATCCCACTACTTGA
- a CDS encoding YciI family protein, whose product MSTTVTDEQVRALAATAKPYSLAFLRWGPERTMDGADAIELEHQRRMVSLRAEGVIAILCPVASDTVAGVAIMTVPAEEAAEIMAGDPCVRAGMMSCEVHPCHGFPGDALPA is encoded by the coding sequence ATGAGCACCACCGTGACTGACGAACAGGTTCGGGCTCTGGCCGCGACCGCGAAGCCGTACAGCCTGGCGTTCCTTCGGTGGGGGCCGGAGCGGACCATGGACGGGGCGGACGCGATCGAACTCGAACACCAGCGGCGCATGGTGTCGCTGCGTGCTGAGGGGGTGATCGCGATCCTGTGCCCGGTCGCCTCCGACACCGTGGCCGGCGTCGCGATCATGACTGTGCCGGCCGAGGAAGCCGCGGAGATCATGGCCGGAGACCCCTGCGTGCGAGCAGGGATGATGAGTTGCGAGGTTCACCCGTGCCACGGCTTCCCCGGAGACGCCCTCCCCGCATGA
- a CDS encoding VOC family protein, whose amino-acid sequence MTFIRRFDHVGITVSDLDAVTAFFVSLGLEADRKMAVEGEFLDTVIGMTDARTEIVMLRPPGGGTTLELSSFTRPDHLPGSPAAPANELGLRNIAFEVHDLQAAVDHAVVDGYGLVGGIGEYEGVWRMAYVRGPEGIIVSLAERIEK is encoded by the coding sequence ATGACATTCATCAGACGCTTCGACCACGTCGGCATCACGGTCTCCGACCTCGACGCCGTGACGGCGTTCTTCGTCAGTCTCGGTCTGGAGGCCGATCGGAAGATGGCCGTCGAAGGCGAGTTCCTGGACACGGTGATCGGCATGACCGACGCCCGCACCGAGATCGTCATGCTGCGTCCGCCCGGCGGAGGTACGACGCTGGAGCTGTCGAGCTTCACGCGGCCGGACCACCTTCCGGGTTCGCCTGCCGCGCCGGCGAACGAGCTCGGCCTGCGCAACATCGCCTTCGAGGTGCACGACCTCCAGGCCGCGGTTGACCATGCAGTCGTCGACGGCTACGGCCTGGTGGGGGGCATCGGCGAATACGAAGGCGTGTGGCGGATGGCCTACGTCCGCGGGCCAGAGGGAATCATCGTCTCGCTGGCCGAGCGCATCGAGAAGTGA
- a CDS encoding TetR/AcrR family transcriptional regulator, with protein sequence MTNFQRARSEEQREVRRQAILDTTAAMLEEMPIGEVSLNELSRRVGLAKSNVLRYFESREAILLELLDRAWQQWVADLPALVHAGVDRAAPVSRRAEQFAAVIAASLARRQVLCDLLSAQAGVLEHNVSPQVAARYKRAAVANVADIAALAHQHLPELGDRAPQLTAAMIMAVGAVWTHARPSPAMLAAYEADPSLTAFKLDFVTTLQEMLATLTAGTIARASA encoded by the coding sequence ATGACGAACTTCCAGCGCGCGCGCAGTGAGGAGCAGCGTGAGGTACGGCGCCAGGCCATCCTCGACACCACCGCCGCCATGCTCGAGGAGATGCCCATCGGAGAGGTCAGCCTGAACGAGCTGAGCCGCCGCGTCGGGCTGGCGAAATCCAATGTGCTGCGCTACTTCGAATCGCGCGAGGCCATCCTGCTGGAGCTGCTCGACCGTGCCTGGCAGCAGTGGGTGGCCGACCTGCCTGCCCTTGTGCACGCCGGCGTCGACCGGGCAGCTCCGGTGAGCCGGCGGGCAGAGCAGTTCGCCGCCGTCATCGCGGCCTCCCTCGCCCGGCGCCAGGTCCTGTGTGACTTGCTCAGCGCGCAGGCGGGCGTGCTGGAGCACAACGTTTCTCCGCAGGTGGCCGCCCGTTACAAGCGCGCAGCCGTCGCCAACGTCGCCGACATCGCGGCGTTGGCCCACCAGCACCTCCCTGAGCTGGGCGACAGAGCACCACAGTTGACCGCAGCCATGATCATGGCGGTCGGGGCCGTATGGACACACGCGCGGCCCTCCCCCGCGATGCTCGCCGCCTACGAAGCCGACCCCTCGCTCACCGCGTTCAAGCTGGACTTCGTGACCACCCTGCAGGAGATGCTGGCCACGCTCACCGCAGGCACCATCGCCCGCGCCTCCGCCTGA